From the genome of Pseudophryne corroboree isolate aPseCor3 chromosome 9, aPseCor3.hap2, whole genome shotgun sequence:
AGTAATAATGTCGAGAAAGACGCGTCTTCAGAGTGGAGTGAAGATGACAGCTACAGAGAAACCACACTGCCCATGAAGTCAGACGGACTAGCCCAAGTGGGAGCAGTTCTCCAGCAAGCACAAGCCCCACCGGGACCAGATCCTATGGAAACGCTCAATCAGAGGCTGACGGAGATGACATTGAATCTCTCCCAAATGAGCCGGAGATTAGAAGAGCTCGACAGGGACCCAGATAGGAATAGACACAGAGAATGGCGTCAAGAGCAAGGTTGGCAGAGTCGTCCTCGCTGGGAGGTAGTAAGAGAATCGGGCCGACGATTGACCGATCAATTCCATGCTCCGAAAGGCACCGTATGTCAACAGACCTCCGAAAGAGTGGAGATAGTAGATCTACCATGGGAGGAACGACCCAGAAAAGCAGGACCAAGACTGGTGTTGTAGAATCAAGTCGGAGTGATGGGTGTACCATCTGGTGGGGATGATCGAAGAACCAGAACAAGAAAGACAACAGGCCAAGTATTGTGGTTTAGTGCAACGCGTGGCTATGGCTTCATAAGGAGAACAGACACTAAGAGAACCATATACGTTCactatacaggcattcagaaaactcaTCGGAACAAGTACTTCCGAAGCCTAGGAAGCGGGGAATGGGTCGAATTTGAAGTGACCAATGGAAAAAGGGGCGTAAAGGCCATCAACGTCACAGGTCCTGATGGTGTTCCAGTGCAAGgcaacagacatgccacagagagttACCAGTATTGGCGCTATCCACGTTATAGAAAGCCTACACTCTACTATCAGCCTGATTACTGGTGCAGCAGAAGCAGAGAGGAACTAAAAGACGGTGATAGTGAGACCGGTAGGCCTAACACAGATACTCCGCAATCTGACCAGATGCCCCGACCACCAGAACCTGAAGTCCCAAAACAAAGAGAACTGCTGGAAACAAGTGAGAGACCAGTTGTGAAGGGTCAGAGTGAGACAGTGCAACAGTGCCTTCAAAAAGTGATTAAGCCTCAGTTTCCTCCTCAACCAAAGCGGGAGTACATCCCAAGAAGCAAAGACGTGGGTTACCGTGCAGCGAATCTCGAGCACACAGATGCCAGTGTGACCGACCAGAAAAGGGGCACTGAAGCAGTGGGCCACAAGGCAGTGACAAAGATAGTGGAGCCCTTGAAATCCAAAAGCCTAGAACTAGCTATACCACCATCTGAACCAAAGACCACGATAGAGATCCCAAAGGCAGCTGAGAAGTCCGAGATCTGTTCCACTGAAGTGAAGCCTGTAACCAACAGTGAGTACACAACTATAACGGGAGAAGAATTCGCCTTCAGGATACAGCAGGCTATACAAAGATCAATGAGACGTGACAAAGGTGTCCCACGTGCTCCTTGCAGATTGCACGCCATGATATAAAGTACCAGAGATGGAGGATCCACCTGTGGCAGAATGGCGGGGATCCTCGGGGGCCATACCCTTAAGTGACTAGGCCTGTAAATATGTTTTTGTTCTGAAATGTATATGTGTGTTGGTACCCAACTTGATTATGATCACCTGTTTACTACTGTACGCGTCCTGAAGGACTGTAACATTAACTTTTGCCATGTTGCCTAATGCGTGAGGACACACAATCTTCCAGAGGGGATATATATGTGATACCCAGTATCTGTCCCCTGATCCCTGCTAACTGCAAACGCAACCGCTGTCCCCGCAGGGGTTAATAGATtggccggttgctaggcaaccccagCTGGCCGGACGATTTGATGgaagggcactaggacccaggatggAAGAATCTGCAGGCTCGAGGGGATTGGCGGCCCAGAGAGCGGGAGAAGAGTAGGCGGGACTGGCGCGAGGAGGAGAGCTCCGGCGGGAGAGACGAGACGGACGAAGCAGCGGCTGAGAAGACGGAGCGCGCCCCGCAGCTGCACTGAagagagggacggaaggggagtgaCGCGAGAGCAGCGGCGCGCGCTACGGAGCCCCGCGGAGAGAGAGAGCCGCCGGCCAGCGTGTAAGGAGAGCCGTGGACGGGAGCTGGAAAGCGGCGCAAACACCACCGCCAGTGCCGCTGGCGCCGAGACGCCCTGCCGCTGCCTGCAAGGAGGGAGGCACCGCACAGAGAGGAGACAAGAGCCACAGCACGGGACAGCTGTACTGGAGGGGAAGAGCTGGAGGGAGGAGACATCGTCACCTCACAGGTAGACCCAGCACTTACAGTATTCCACCCCCCTTTTGTCCACTGCTGGTCAGAGAATACCCACCTAGAGACCCTCAGATACATATATATGCCACTGATATGACCGGAGTTGCACCCCTTAATGAGTAGGTCCTTTGCAGCCACAAGGACCGTGTAAAGGCAGGATTCTGAGCCATCACTGTGCCTCGGTCACTATAACCCTGAGCCAGAGTTACCACTTGCACAGCAGCTACCCGACTACAGGGACACACTGACCTTAACGGAGTAAGAGCCACTAACCTGCCTCCCCTTTGGTGCAAGAACAGATATCACTGCAGTAACATTACCGTGCAAACGCGCGTTTGaacttctccggattgtgtatAGGGACTGAGGCTCCTTTTGCTGGATCCACAGCACCATCTAGTGACTTACTAATATAAATATTGTTTGAATATTACTGCATCAGCTTTCCTGACGATAATCTGTGTATTGACATGCTGAGGAGCGCTTATGTTGATAGTGTAATATATCCCATCTTACTACAATAAATCTgtgttactgtatcccaccgtagtggtccttacACACTTTGGGGGGGGTGTTGTCCATACTGGGGTATCTCCGCCCTTCTGCCCAAATCCTATACAGGTGGTCTACGCGGAGCCGGCAAGAGCCGCACCTGGGAACGGGTCGACAGACAAGCTGAACAGGACAGACGGGAAACTCAAGGTACGCTTCACCAGATATTACACCTGTTTTGGTCGGAATCCCGAACGTCGGTAAAGCATAATCACATACCTGAGCTCTTATAAAGCTGTTGTTGGTGTTAGAGTTTGTGCAATGTTTATGCTAAAACCAGGATTACACTAGTGATTGGCTGCTTACCATGGCTATTGTTCATTCAGCTGTTAAATTTGAAAAGTGGGAACACACCTGGGTGACAAAGGGCACGACCCATCGTTGTGCCGGCAGAGTGGCCAATTAGGTAAGCATTCACTCTTACCAGCAGCTGCTCGATATGTTGGGCTACACGTCACACTtgggtgggcatttgaatttgcccgcacAGCTGTGATATCAGTCCCTGCAGCCTGT
Proteins encoded in this window:
- the LOC134958739 gene encoding Y-box-binding protein 1-like; translation: MGVPSGGDDRRTRTRKTTGQVLWFSATRGYGFIRRTDTKRTIYVHYTGIQKTHRNKYFRSLGSGEWVEFEVTNGKRGVKAINVTGPDGVPVQGNRHATESYQYWRYPRYRKPTLYYQPDYWCSRSREELKDGDSETGRPNTDTPQSDQMPRPPEPEVPKQRELLETSERPVVKGQSETVQQCLQKVIKPQFPPQPKREYIPRSKDVGYRAANLEHTDASVTDQKRGTEAVGHKAVTKIVEPLKSKSLELAIPPSEPKTTIEIPKAAEKSEICSTEVKPVTNSEYTTITGEEFAFRIQQAIQRSMRRDKGVPRAPCRLHAMI